GGCGTCCGGCGGCCCGATCATCCCGGGGTTCCCGGGCGGCGGGCAGATCATCGGCCCGGGTACGAGCAAGTCCGACTCGGTCCTGCTGTGGGGCAGCAACGGCGAGTTCGTGATGCAGGAAGAGGCCGTGCGCACGTACGGCCTGGGGTTCATGGAGGCCGTGAACCAAGGGAAGTTGCCCGTCGGCCGTGAGGCCAGGCCGGGCAAGGCGGCTGCATCGACCGCGTCGGCGTCCGCGCTGGCGGGCGGGGATCCCCGGGCGGTGACCTACAACGTGTACCCCCGGCAGTCAGTGATCAGCGTCGAGGACCTGCAGCTGCTTCAGCGGCAGGAGGAGGCGCGGCAGCGCGTAGGGAGGCCCCGCTAGATGCCCCTGATCACAGCACCGGTCACCACCCCGGAAGAGCCGACCCCGCCAATCGATGTACCGGAGATCGGCTTTGCGGTCATCACGTACATCGACCCGGCTGGTACCCGGTGGCCAATGACGGACCTGGCCGCCGACTGGTACACCCTGGCCGAGGGCGTCTCCGGACTGGGCGCGGCCTCGTACTCGCTGACAGCGGACGATCACCCGCGGGGCGGTGCGCGGCTGCGGCACGTCCAGCCGCAGCCGCGCACGATCGTGTGGCCGCTCCTGGTCAAGGGCGCCGACCACACCGCATTCACCTCGAACTGGCGGCAGTTGGCGACGGCGTTCACGCGGACGCTGCGCCGCAAGGCGGACGGCTCGTTCAGCCCGGGCACGCTGGAGGTGGCGCGGCCGGACGGCGGCGTACGCACGATCGCCGTCTACTACTCCGACGGCTACGACGGGCGCGGCCAGACCGCGACCGGTATCACGTGGGACTCGGCCGTCCTCACCCTGTGGTGCGAAGACCCGTACTGGGTGGACGCGGAACCGGTGGTGGTGCACCGGGAGACCGGGGCGGACGTCGACTTCCTCATCCCTTTCCCTTCGGTGTCCTCCTCCCAAGTGCTCGGCGCAACCACGGTCGCCAACCCCGGCGACGTCGACGTGTGGCCGGTGTGGACGATCACCGGACCGGCCACGCTCATCACGTTCACCCGGGACGACACCGGCGAATCGTTCGCCCTCGACATGACGGCGACCGCGCACGGGGCGCTGCTGGCGGGCGAGACCGTGACGGTGTCCACCGATCCTCCGCGTGTGCGCTCCGGCACCGGCGAGAACCTCGTCGCAGGGCTCAACTGGCCCGAGGCCGTTCTGTGGTCGCTGCCCCCGGGCCCCACCCCGGTCACCTTCCAACTCGACGGCGCCGCCCCCGGGAGCGCCGTCGACCTCGTCTTTCACCCGAGGTACGAGACCGCATGACCATCCAACTGCTGGTCACCGACCGCAACCTGAACGTCCTCGGCGACCCGCTCACCGGATGGACCAAGCTCAGCTGCGACCTGAACTTCAACGTCCCCGCTTCCGGCACGGTGACGCTGCCGGCGCGGCCGGAGACGATGCAGCTGCTGCAGTCCGGCAACCGGCTGATCGTGGTGAGGGACGGCGCCATCTGGTGCGCGGGCCCGTTCGAGGAACCGCAGAACTACAAGTGGGACCTGAGTGCGGACTCCGGCTACGGCACGGTCACCGCCGCCTACAGCGACGACCTCGCCCGGGTGGCCGGCTACCTCACCTACCCGGCCACCAACCTGGCGTTCGAGGACCAGCTCACCGCCGTCGACCAGGTCTACGGGATCGTCGACTTCAACGCCGAGGTGATCATCCGGCAACTGGTCAACGAGAACTGCGGGCCCGGCGCACTGGCCAACCGGCGCATCGAGCACCTGGTCCTCGACGCCGTCGCCGGCGTCGGCATCAACACCTCGATCCGCACCCGGTTCGAACCGCTGCTGGACGTCTGCCGCACCGTCGCCGCCACCGACGGCCTGGGCTTCAGAACCCGGCAGGTCGGCGACGAGATCCGCTTCGGGGTGTACGCGCCCGTCGACCGCACCGGCACGGCCCGATTCTCCGCAGGCCTCGGCAACCTCCGGTCGGTGGCCTTCACGCTGGGCGCGCCGCTAGCGACGAGCGAACTGGTCCAGGGCGGCAACGACCCGCACCAGGCAGCGACCCCGCCCAACACCCGCACCTACCGTGAGGTCACCTCGTCGGCAGCGGTGGCCGACTGGTACCGGGTCGAGAAGCTGATCGACGAGACCGGCACTGACAGGTGGGACGAGCTCGCCCAGGCCGGCATCGCCGCCCTGATCGAGGACCGCCCGCAGGCCTCCCTGGCAACGGTCACTGTCGACACCGCCGACCTCAAG
This DNA window, taken from Streptomyces sp. NBC_00663, encodes the following:
- a CDS encoding phage tail protein, which translates into the protein MPLITAPVTTPEEPTPPIDVPEIGFAVITYIDPAGTRWPMTDLAADWYTLAEGVSGLGAASYSLTADDHPRGGARLRHVQPQPRTIVWPLLVKGADHTAFTSNWRQLATAFTRTLRRKADGSFSPGTLEVARPDGGVRTIAVYYSDGYDGRGQTATGITWDSAVLTLWCEDPYWVDAEPVVVHRETGADVDFLIPFPSVSSSQVLGATTVANPGDVDVWPVWTITGPATLITFTRDDTGESFALDMTATAHGALLAGETVTVSTDPPRVRSGTGENLVAGLNWPEAVLWSLPPGPTPVTFQLDGAAPGSAVDLVFHPRYETA
- a CDS encoding siphovirus ReqiPepy6 Gp37-like family protein, producing the protein MTIQLLVTDRNLNVLGDPLTGWTKLSCDLNFNVPASGTVTLPARPETMQLLQSGNRLIVVRDGAIWCAGPFEEPQNYKWDLSADSGYGTVTAAYSDDLARVAGYLTYPATNLAFEDQLTAVDQVYGIVDFNAEVIIRQLVNENCGPGALANRRIEHLVLDAVAGVGINTSIRTRFEPLLDVCRTVAATDGLGFRTRQVGDEIRFGVYAPVDRTGTARFSAGLGNLRSVAFTLGAPLATSELVQGGNDPHQAATPPNTRTYREVTSSAAVADWYRVEKLIDETGTDRWDELAQAGIAALIEDRPQASLATVTVDTADLKAGRDYGLGDRVTVVLPTGLQVADIVQTIRLEATPDSGELVTSVIGNSDKTTTSATVRLIRALARRLGRLEAR